DNA from Hyalangium minutum:
CGACGATGCAGAGGCCCACGCGGTGCTCACGGCTGGGGCGTCATTAGCCCATGTGGCGCCGGCTCCTCCCCATGCTGGCCGGGATCGGTCTCGGGCTCGCGGTGCTCACCGCGGGGCTCGTCTCGCTGCACGGCATCTTCGTGCGCGAGCGAGAAGATGGCCGGCGCGCCCTGGAGGACCGGCGCCATGCGCTCGAACTCTACGCGCGGCAGGCGCTGATGGACTCGCTCCGCCGAGCCATGGAGGAGGCCGCTCCCAGGCTCCAGCAGGCCGCGGTGGACCCGCTCGTGCCGGACTCGGACCTGCTCCTCTTCCGCGCAGGCCGCCAGCTCCTGCCGAGGACCTCCGCGCCGCGCAGTGACTCCGCCGCCCCGGCCCGGATGATCCACGAAGCCCTGGGCACTCAAGGCCCTCGGGCCCTCGCCACGAAGGAAGATCCCGAAGAGCCCTGGGCGGAGCGGCTCGTGCTGATGGACCGCTTCCTGGCCGCGCTCAAATCCTCCGACTCCCAGGCCGTGACGCTCACGCTGCGCGAGTGGCTGGCCCACCGCGCTCGCTTCGTCCTGCCCGTCGCCAAGGACACCGCCGCTGCGCTCTGGCTCCTGGAGCAGTTCCAAGCCGGTGGAAGGCCGGATTCGCTCCTGATGCGCTCGCTCCTACGGGACGGCGTGCAGGGCTCCAGTGGCACCCGGGTAGAGGGACTCCAGAGGGTACTCCTCGATCGCCGGGATGCATTCGGGAGCACTGACTTCACCTTCCTCCGCGAGCGCATCGCCCACCTGTCCGAGCTGACGCACGTGGACTACGTGGACTTCAACCAGCGCGCCACGGCTGAGCCCGGCACCAGCATTCCCCTCTCGCTCCCACTGCCCGAAGCCCAGCTGCGGCCCGAGGGCTGGTACGTCGAGCCGCTCGGCCGGGACGGAGCCCGAGGCATCCACGTTGGTGCCACCGCCCTCATCGAATCTATCCGCGAGCAGATGCGAGACCGCGGCCTCCTGGATGACGAGGATCGCCTGGCGCTCTCGCGAACGGACACCCCCGCGCCGCTCTCTACCCTGGCCATCGCCCTGGAGTCCCCGCGCATGCTCGCCGCCGTCTCCGAACTGGAGTCCCGCTACCGGCTCAAGGCGCTGCTGCTCGGGTTCAGCGGAGCGCTGGCGCTCGTCATCATCGGGCTGGCGGTGCTGGCCCACGAGCGCAAGGTGCGCTTCCTCGCGTTGCGCTCCGAGTTCGTCTCCACCGTCTCCCACGAGCTGCGCACCCCGCTCTCCGCCATCCGCGTCATGGCGGAGACGCTGGAGCGGCGCGTGGGCGGCATGCCAGGCGCGGGCAACTACCCCTCCCGCATCATCTCCGAGGCGGACGCGCTGGGCCGGCTCGTGGAGAACATCCTCACCTACAACCGTCTGGAGAAAGGCCGCTGGGACACCCGCCGAGAACCGGTGCCCCTGGCCGAGCTTCTCCAGCGCATCGTCGAGGACGCCGCTGCCCAGAACGCCACCCGCGTGGAGCTCAAGACCGAGGGCCTCACCGGGCTCGCCGTCCCAGGAGACCCCGAGCTGCTCCGAATGCTCTTCTCCAACCTCGTCCACAACGCCTGCCGCTACACCACGCGCTCCCCCGTAGAGCTCCGCGTCGAGGCCCGTCAGCAAGGCGCCACCGTGGTCCGCTTCAGCGACAACGGGGTGGGCATCCCTCGCGAGAGCTGGGAGGCCGTCTTCGAGGAGTTCCGCCGCCTGCGCAACGAGGCGCTCCCGGCGCGCGGCGGCAGTGGCCTCGGGCTGGCCATCTGTCGAAGAATCATGTCGCTGCACGGCGGCACCCTGCGCGTCGCCGCCTCGAGCCCCGAGGGCACCACGTTCGAACTGAGCTTCCCGCCCGCATGAGCCCACCCCTGCGCGTCCTCGTGGTGGAGGACGATGTGAACCTCCGCCTCACGCTCGTCGACAACCTGGAAGAGGAGGGCTACGCCGTCCAGGCCGCCAGCTCTCTGGCCGAGGCCCGCCCCCAGTGGAAGGCCACGGCCTTCGACGTGGTGGTGCTCGACATCATGCTTCCGGATGGGGACGGGTACGCGCTGTGCCGAGAGATGCGCCAGGCGGGCACTTCCAGCCGGGTGCTCATGCTCACCGCGCGCACACTGGAGGACGACGTGGTGCGCGGCTTCGACGTGGGCGCGGACGACTACGTAGCCAAGCCCTATCGCCTGCGCGAGCTGCTGGCCCGCATCCGCGTGCTGGCCCGCCGGGGCGCTCCGGCCGCGCCGCCCGAGGAGGTGCTCGCGTTCGACCGCTTCCGTGTGGACCTGTCCTCCCGGCAGCTGCTGGACGCGGGCGGCAAGGCGGTGGAGCTGACGCGCACCGAGTTCGAGCTGCTCGTCTACCTGCTGCGCAACGCGGGCAAGGCGCTCACGAGAGACCAGATCCTCTCCTCCGTCTGGGGCGAGGACACCGTGGTGGACGGGCACACCGTGGACAACTTCGTCTCCAACCTGCGCAAGAAGCTCGAGTGGACCTCCGCGTCACGCTTCGAGATCCGCTCCGTGCGCGGGGTGGGCTACCGGATGGACCTGCACGGGTAGAACCACGAGCCTCGGCTTTTTTTCACCCGGAGTACCAAGGGTCACGGAGTACCCGGTGCGAGTGTTGTCTTCCTACCAAAGCGAGGGGGCCTCTCCATACCTCCATCCCCTTGCGGTACGCGGACGGACTAGGAGACAGGGGTGCTCGACACGCCCCCCCCAGCGAGCATTCTCCTCGTCGATGACATGCCCGCGAACCTCGTGGCGCTGGAGGCGTTGCTCTCCGGGTATGGCCATCGGCTCGTGCGGGCGGCGTCTGGCCACGAGGCGCTGCGGTGCGCGCTGCTGGAGGACTTCGCCGTCATCCTCATGGACGTGCGGCTGGGGGACATGAGCGGCATCGACGTGACGGCGATGCTGCGGGACCGCGAGCGCACCCGGCACACGCCCGTGCTGCTGATGACGGCGGCCAGCGGCGATGACCGGGAGCTGCTGGAGGGCTACGCCCACGGCGCGGTGGACTACCTGCGCAAGCCGCTGGTGGCCGAGGTGCTGCGCGCCAAGGTGTCGGTATTCGTGGACCTCTACCGCGCCCGCGGGGCCGTGAAGCGCCAGGAAGAGCTGTTGCGCGCCCGGGAGCGCGAGGCCCTGGAGAGCGCCCACCGCGAGCGGCTCCACCACCTGCTGATGCAGGCGCCCGCGTCCATCGCCATCCTTCGCGGGCCCGACTTCATCTACGACTTCGCCAACCCGCTCTACGAGCGGATCGTCGGCCGCCCCGTGCGCCTGGGCAAGCCGCTGCGGGAAGTGCTGCCGGAGGTCGCCGCCCAGCCCGGGGAGATGGAGCGCCTGCGGCAGGTGCTGACGACAGGTCAGCCCTTCGAGGGCCACGAGCTCGTCAGCAAGTGGGACCGGCATGGCACGGGCACGCTGACGGAGGGCTACTTCAACGTCTTCTTCCAGCCGGTCCGCGACGAGCAGGGCCGCGTCACGGGCGTGCTCACCTTCGCGGTGGAGGTGACGGAGCAGGTGCTGGCCCGCCACAAGCTGGAGGGCCTGGCCCACGAGCTCAACCAGCTCAACGCCGGGCTGGAGCACCGCGTCCGCGAGCGCACCTCTCAGCTCCAGGAGGCCCTCCAGGAGCTGGAGTCCTTCAGCTACTCGGTCTCGCACGACTTGCGGGCCCCGCTGCGCCACATCACCGGCTTCGCCCAGCTGATGGAGCGCAGGTCGGGGCCGATGCTGGACGACACCTCGCGCACCTACCTGAAGACCATCATCACGGCCGCGCAGCAGGGCGGCACGCTGGTGGACGACCTGCTCTCCTTCTCCCGCATGGGGCGCGCGGAGCTGCGCCAGAGCCGGGTGTCGCTCCAGGAGCTGGTGGGCGAGGTCCGCCGCGAGCTCGACGCCGACACCCACGGGCGCTCCATCGAGTGGCGCATCGGCTCGTTGCCAGTCGTCCAGGCGGACGCGGCGCTGCTGCGTCAGGTGATCCGAAACCTGATAGGCAACGCAATGAAGTACACGCGGCCCAAGTCCCAGGCCGTCATCGAGGTGGGCTCGCGCGAAGTCCCGGGAGCGGTCGAGGTGTGGGTGCGGGACAATGGCGTAGGTTTCCAGATGCAGTATGTGGATAAGCTCTTCGGCGTCTTCCAGCGGCTCCACACCGTCGAGGAGTTCGAGGGCACCGGTATCGGGCTGGCCAATGTGCGGCGCATCATCGCCCGCCACGGAGGCCGCACCTGGGCGGAGGGGGCCGTGGGGCAGGGCGCCACCTTCTATTTCTCACTGCCATGCGCAGCACCTGACATGAAAGACGAGCCTCGCCGTGACTGAGCTCAAGAAAATTCTCCTGGTGGAAGACAGCGCCAACGACGTGGCCCTCTCGATGGCCGCGCTGGAAGAGATCAACCTGGCCAACGAAGTGGTGGTGGTCCGGGACGGACAGCAAGCGCTCGACTTCCTCACCCGCAAGGGCGAGTTCGCGGACCGCAATGACGGCAACCCCGCCGTGGTGCTGCTGGACTTGAAGCTGCCCAAGGTGGACGGCATCGAGGTGCTCGCCCGGGTGAAGAGTGATCCGCAGCTGAAGACCATCCCCATCGTCATGCTCACCTCCTCGCGCGAGGAGCGTGACTTGGCGCGCAGCTACGGCCTGGGGGTGAATGCCTACGTAGTCAAACCGGTGGCTTTCCCCGACTTCGTCGCGGCGCTCAAGGAGCTGGGACTCTTCTGGGCCGTGGTCAATCAGCCCCCACCGGGGTCTCTCTCTCAACCCACCGGGAGGTAGTGGCATGCAGAGCGCGGCGCACGAGCTGGAGCCGGTCCCGGGGGAGCGGCCGCTGGCCATCCTGTTGCTGGAGGACAGCGAGCAGGACGCCCGGCTCATCCATGCGCAGCTCGAGGAGGGTGGGCTCGTTTTCCACCTGGAGCGGGTGGACGGCCGCGAGGGCTTCCAGTGGGCGCTCGCGCGCACCTCGTATGACTTGATCCTCTCCGACTACAACATCCCGGGCTTCGATGGCCTGAGCGCGCTGACCACCGCGCGGCGGTTCCAGCCGGACACGCCCTTCCTCTTCGTCTCGGGCGCGCTGGGCGAGGAGCGCGCCATTGACTTGCTCAAGCGCGGCGCCACGGACTACGTGCTCAAGGAGCGGCTGGAGCGGCTGGTGCCCAGCCTGAAGCGGGCCCTGCGCGAGGCCGAGAGCGAGCTGCGCCGCAAGCGCACCGAGGAGGCCCTGCGCCGCTCCGAGGAGCGCTACCAGTTGGTGATGCGGGCCACCAGTGACGCGATCTGGGACTGGGACCTGGAGACAGGCCAGGTGCACCGGAGCGACGCCATCGAGCAGGTGCTCGGCTGCGGGCCCTCCGGGCTGCCGGCGGACGCCCAGGCATGGATGCAGCGTGTCCACCCGGAAGAGCGGAGCCGGGTCTGGGACAAGCTCCAGCGCGTCCTGGGCTCGCGGCAGGACCGCTGGCAGGACGAGTACCGGCTGCGGCGGGAGGACGGGACGTACGCCACCGTGTCGGACCGGGGCTACATCGTCCGCGACTCCAGCGGCCGGGCGCTGCGCATGGCGGGGGCCGTGCAGGACATCTCGGTTCGCCGGCACTCCGAGGAGGAGCGGCAGCGGCTCTTGAGCGAGGCGCGCCAGCGGGTGGAGTTCGAGCAACAGCTGGTGGGCATCGTCAGCCACGACTTGCGAGGGCCGCTGAATGCCATCCTGGCGGGGGCCTCGATGATGCTGCAGCGCGACAGCATCGAGCCGTGGCAGGCGAAGACGGTGGCCCGCATCCTCTCGTGCGCCGAGCGCTCCAACCGGCTGATCCGGGATCTGCTCGACTTCACGCAGGCGCGCATGGGCGGTGGCATCCCCGTGAGGCCGGGGCCCGCGGACCTCCACGAGCTGACGCTGCAGGTGGTGGAGGAAGCGCGTGTGGCGCATGTGGAGCGGGAGATTCAGGTGAGCCAGAGCGGGGACGGGCGGGGGCAGTGGGACTCGGACCGGATGGCGCAGGTCATCTCCAACCTGGTGACGAACGCGGTGAAGTACAGCCCGGAGAAGACGCCCGTGCGGGTGGAGACGGAGGGCACGGCGGAGCAGGTGGTGCTCCGCATCCACAACCAGGGCGAGCCCATCGCCGCGGACCTGCTGCCGCGCATCTTCGAGCCGCTGCGGCGGGGGAAGCGGCGGGCGAACCGCTCGGACCGGAGCATCGGCCTGGGGCTCTACATCGTCCGCGAGCTCGTCCTGGCGCACGGGGGCACCGTGGAGGTGCGCTCCACGGAGGCCGAGGGCACCACCTTCACCCTCTCGCTGCCGCGCCTCTTCCCCGCGAGCGACGAGGTCTCGGGGGCCTGAGGCGGCGGGCCGCAGGCGCCACGCGCGTGAGCCCTACCGCTGGGGGCTCTCCAGGCTGGCCACCGGCGCCTTGGGAGGCACGGGGGCCTCGGGGTTCAGGGCCTTCACCAGCGCCATCATCTGCGCCACCATTGCCGTCAGCGCCTGCCCTTCTTGCATGCCCGCACCGGCGCCGATGGAGACGGAGCGCAGCTCCTGAGGCTTGGGCAGCTTCTCGGCGATGGTGGGCAGCAGCTCCACCAGCCGGGCCTGCACGTTGGAGGGGCTCAGGCCGTTGAGGACCCGCTGCCGGGCCTCGAGCAGCTCCAGCTCCGCGCGGGCCTGCCGGTTGGCCGCGCCGCGCTCGGCGTCCTCCACGTCGATGACGGCCAGCGCCTCGCGCTTGCGCCGGGCGGAATCCACGTCGTGCTTGAGCTCGGCCAGCGCTCCCTCCACGGCGAGCCGTGCCTTCTCCAGCTCGGCGGTGTGCAGGGTGGTCTGCTGCCGCTCCACGGCCAGCTTGCGCGCATCCTCCTCCTCGCGATGCTGGCGGCGCAGGCGCTCGGCCTGCTCGCGGTCATAGGCCTCGGCGCCCTTCGCCGCGCGCAGCTGGGACAGCTCGCTCTCGGTCTCCAGGCGGGAGCGCTCGCGCTCCTGCTCCACCTGCAGCTCGCGGCGGGAGATGGCCTCCTCTGTCTCCAGTCCGGCCAGCCGGGCCACGCGCTCGCGCTCGGCGCGGAAGGGCTTCTGCAGGCTCTCCCACAGCCGCGCGGAGCTGACCACGGCCTCCTTGATTTGCACGGTGACGATGCGCAGGCCCAGGCCCTTGTCACTGCCTCCGCCACCCTCGGCCACCTGGCGCAGGCGGGCGGTGAGCTCCTCGATGATGGGCTGCTTGTCGGAGAGCACCGCGTCGATGCTCATGGTGGCCACCTTGTCCTTGATGGCGGCCTCGGCCTGCTCGCGCAGCTGCACGTTCACCACGCGCATGGGGTCCTCGGCGTCGGTGAAGTCCAGCTTCTTATACGCAGTGCCGAAGTCCTCGATGATCCACTGCACGTAGCCCTGGACGAGCAGCCCCTGGAGCTCGCGGCAGATGCTGTGCGCGTTGATGAGGATGGTCTGCATGGCGCCGGGGACCACGAGGAACGAGTCCGTCGCCGGGTTGAAGCGGAAGGAGACGCCCAGGCCGAGGGTCAGCGGTTTGTCATGGCCCCGGCGGGTGTGGACGACATAGGCGTTGGGCGGGACGACGACGGTGCGCCAGCGCCAGAAGCCGGTGATGCGGACCTCCACGGCGTTGCCGCCGGGCATCTCGGGAGGCGGCGGCGCGAGGCCCCCTCGGCGCCGGGGCGCGGCCATGGCCTGCTGGGGCAGGGAGTTCGCGGCCATCTTCCGGGCTTTGAGATCGACCTCGAGGCGCTGCTGCTGCTCCTGGACCTGGTCCAGGTACTCGTTCCGAATGGGTGACTGGCTCATGGGTCTGTACCCCCCTTCTCTTGGCGCGCCATCTAACCAGAATGGGCACCTGGGGGGATCCACCCCCAGGACTCCTTTCCACGGAACCGGGGGCTTGCGAGAGTTGTCAGGGAGGGTGTCTATGCGCCGGCAAGCCTGGGGAGTCATCGGAGCAGCGGTGGTGGGGCTGGGGGTCGTGGTGTTCCTGGGCCTGCCTCAGGGCACGGACCCCGAGAGCACCCAGGTGAGCCAGCGTCCGGAGGGAGCGTCCGGGAAGCGGAAGCAGAAGGTCCACGCCACGCCCACGCCTCCGCCGAGCGGCACCTTGAGCATCCGGGGCCTTGTGAAGGTGGGCCAGGCCCCCGTGGCCGGAGTCCGCGTCTCTGCGACACGGCCCATGCCGGGGGAGACGCTCTCGGAGCTGCCGTGCCCGGTGGACGAGAGCGATCCGGCGCCCAGCTCGCGCGGCAAGCGCCTCCCGGAGTGCATGCGCGAGGCCCGCGCGCAGGTGCTGGAGCTGGTGCAAGGCCGCTACGGGGAGGCGCCCGTCTACGCGGAGACGGTGACGGGGGCGGATGGGAGCTTCGCCCTGGAAGGGCTGCCGGAGGGGGAGTTCACGCTCTGGGCGCTGGGCGAGCAGGGGGCGGAGCTGCGGCCCCAGGTGGCTGCGGGAGCGGAGGGGGTGGAGCTGGTGTTGGGCGAGGGGGTGACGGTGGAGGGCCGCGTGGTGGACGCGAGCGAGCACCCGCTGTCCGAGGTGCGGCTCACGGTGCTGCACGCGAAGTACACCCGCTTCTTTGATGTGCGCACCAGCGCGGATGGGCGCTTCCAGGTGGGGCCGCTGCCGAAGGGCGAGTACGCCCTCGTGGCGGAGAAGGAGGAGTGGCTGCCGGAGTTCCTGCCGCCCTATCTCGTGAGGAGCCGGACGGCCGTGGTCCTCTACCAACCGGTTCGGCTTGCGGGGCTCGTGCTGTCGGAAGGGACGCCGGCGCCGGGGACGGAGGTGCGCCTGACCGCAGGCAGTGAGGCTGGCCAGGTCACCACGGCGGACGCGCAGGGGCGCTTTGTCTTCGAGGGCCTCAAGCCGCTCGGCTATGAGCTCACCGCGGAGCGCGCGGGCCGTTTTGCCAGGGCAGAGGTCCACCTGCGGACGATGGAGCTCTCCGCGGAAGAGGTGGTGCTGCGCCTGGGCGAGAGCCGCCATGTCGAGGGCACGGTGCGGGATGACGCGGGCAACCCCATTCCGGGAGCGCGCGTGGCGCTCTGGCGCAAGCGGGACTACGGGCAGAACTGGAAGGTCTTCACGGACGAGGAAGGCCACTACCGAGTCGGTCCGCTGCCGCTGAGCGACTATGTCTTCGACGTGACGGCGCCTCGGTACCGCCAC
Protein-coding regions in this window:
- a CDS encoding sensor histidine kinase, encoding MWRRLLPMLAGIGLGLAVLTAGLVSLHGIFVREREDGRRALEDRRHALELYARQALMDSLRRAMEEAAPRLQQAAVDPLVPDSDLLLFRAGRQLLPRTSAPRSDSAAPARMIHEALGTQGPRALATKEDPEEPWAERLVLMDRFLAALKSSDSQAVTLTLREWLAHRARFVLPVAKDTAAALWLLEQFQAGGRPDSLLMRSLLRDGVQGSSGTRVEGLQRVLLDRRDAFGSTDFTFLRERIAHLSELTHVDYVDFNQRATAEPGTSIPLSLPLPEAQLRPEGWYVEPLGRDGARGIHVGATALIESIREQMRDRGLLDDEDRLALSRTDTPAPLSTLAIALESPRMLAAVSELESRYRLKALLLGFSGALALVIIGLAVLAHERKVRFLALRSEFVSTVSHELRTPLSAIRVMAETLERRVGGMPGAGNYPSRIISEADALGRLVENILTYNRLEKGRWDTRREPVPLAELLQRIVEDAAAQNATRVELKTEGLTGLAVPGDPELLRMLFSNLVHNACRYTTRSPVELRVEARQQGATVVRFSDNGVGIPRESWEAVFEEFRRLRNEALPARGGSGLGLAICRRIMSLHGGTLRVAASSPEGTTFELSFPPA
- a CDS encoding response regulator transcription factor is translated as MSPPLRVLVVEDDVNLRLTLVDNLEEEGYAVQAASSLAEARPQWKATAFDVVVLDIMLPDGDGYALCREMRQAGTSSRVLMLTARTLEDDVVRGFDVGADDYVAKPYRLRELLARIRVLARRGAPAAPPEEVLAFDRFRVDLSSRQLLDAGGKAVELTRTEFELLVYLLRNAGKALTRDQILSSVWGEDTVVDGHTVDNFVSNLRKKLEWTSASRFEIRSVRGVGYRMDLHG
- a CDS encoding sensor histidine kinase, which translates into the protein MLDTPPPASILLVDDMPANLVALEALLSGYGHRLVRAASGHEALRCALLEDFAVILMDVRLGDMSGIDVTAMLRDRERTRHTPVLLMTAASGDDRELLEGYAHGAVDYLRKPLVAEVLRAKVSVFVDLYRARGAVKRQEELLRAREREALESAHRERLHHLLMQAPASIAILRGPDFIYDFANPLYERIVGRPVRLGKPLREVLPEVAAQPGEMERLRQVLTTGQPFEGHELVSKWDRHGTGTLTEGYFNVFFQPVRDEQGRVTGVLTFAVEVTEQVLARHKLEGLAHELNQLNAGLEHRVRERTSQLQEALQELESFSYSVSHDLRAPLRHITGFAQLMERRSGPMLDDTSRTYLKTIITAAQQGGTLVDDLLSFSRMGRAELRQSRVSLQELVGEVRRELDADTHGRSIEWRIGSLPVVQADAALLRQVIRNLIGNAMKYTRPKSQAVIEVGSREVPGAVEVWVRDNGVGFQMQYVDKLFGVFQRLHTVEEFEGTGIGLANVRRIIARHGGRTWAEGAVGQGATFYFSLPCAAPDMKDEPRRD
- a CDS encoding response regulator encodes the protein MTELKKILLVEDSANDVALSMAALEEINLANEVVVVRDGQQALDFLTRKGEFADRNDGNPAVVLLDLKLPKVDGIEVLARVKSDPQLKTIPIVMLTSSREERDLARSYGLGVNAYVVKPVAFPDFVAALKELGLFWAVVNQPPPGSLSQPTGR
- a CDS encoding sensor histidine kinase; translation: MQSAAHELEPVPGERPLAILLLEDSEQDARLIHAQLEEGGLVFHLERVDGREGFQWALARTSYDLILSDYNIPGFDGLSALTTARRFQPDTPFLFVSGALGEERAIDLLKRGATDYVLKERLERLVPSLKRALREAESELRRKRTEEALRRSEERYQLVMRATSDAIWDWDLETGQVHRSDAIEQVLGCGPSGLPADAQAWMQRVHPEERSRVWDKLQRVLGSRQDRWQDEYRLRREDGTYATVSDRGYIVRDSSGRALRMAGAVQDISVRRHSEEERQRLLSEARQRVEFEQQLVGIVSHDLRGPLNAILAGASMMLQRDSIEPWQAKTVARILSCAERSNRLIRDLLDFTQARMGGGIPVRPGPADLHELTLQVVEEARVAHVEREIQVSQSGDGRGQWDSDRMAQVISNLVTNAVKYSPEKTPVRVETEGTAEQVVLRIHNQGEPIAADLLPRIFEPLRRGKRRANRSDRSIGLGLYIVRELVLAHGGTVEVRSTEAEGTTFTLSLPRLFPASDEVSGA
- a CDS encoding SPFH domain-containing protein — translated: MSQSPIRNEYLDQVQEQQQRLEVDLKARKMAANSLPQQAMAAPRRRGGLAPPPPEMPGGNAVEVRITGFWRWRTVVVPPNAYVVHTRRGHDKPLTLGLGVSFRFNPATDSFLVVPGAMQTILINAHSICRELQGLLVQGYVQWIIEDFGTAYKKLDFTDAEDPMRVVNVQLREQAEAAIKDKVATMSIDAVLSDKQPIIEELTARLRQVAEGGGGSDKGLGLRIVTVQIKEAVVSSARLWESLQKPFRAERERVARLAGLETEEAISRRELQVEQERERSRLETESELSQLRAAKGAEAYDREQAERLRRQHREEEDARKLAVERQQTTLHTAELEKARLAVEGALAELKHDVDSARRKREALAVIDVEDAERGAANRQARAELELLEARQRVLNGLSPSNVQARLVELLPTIAEKLPKPQELRSVSIGAGAGMQEGQALTAMVAQMMALVKALNPEAPVPPKAPVASLESPQR